A single region of the Bacillota bacterium genome encodes:
- the adhE gene encoding bifunctional acetaldehyde-CoA/alcohol dehydrogenase — MDTNKQSNDFDVEKEINVLAERAAKAGEEMLSLNQEQVDNIVKAMALAGLDKQMYLAKLAIEETKRGVYEDKITKNIFATEYIYHSIKYDKTVGIIDDNENEDFEVVAEPVGIIAGVTPVTNPTSTTMYKSIIAMKTRNPIIFGFHPSAQKSSSEAARIVRDAAIAAGAPENCIQWIEHPSLAATNALMNHPKVKLILATGGSGMVKSAYSCGKPALGVGPGNVPCFIEKSANLDRAVNDLILSKTFDNGMICASEQSVIVEKEISKAFEKLMTDNKCVFLTKEEISKLENFCFNKEKACALNADIVGKPAAFIAKSAGVNVPDDTKILLAKLDGVGVDFPLSKEKLSPILAYYVVKDAKEGINRAEQVISFGGLGHSAVIHSENHEIIDEYSAKMKAGRIIVNSPASQGAIGDIYNTNMPSLTLGCGTFGGNSTTVNVSSVNLINKKRVAKRRVNMQWFKVPDKIYFERGSIQYLEKMPDITKAFIVTDPNMVEFGYVDKILYYLRKRHEYCHAKIFSDVEPDPSFDTIRRGVAIMNEFEPDVIIALGGGSAIDAAKGMWLFYEHPDADVNAMKLKFLDIRKRAYKFPKLGTKAKLVAIPTTSGTGSEVTSFAVITDKQKNIKYPLADYELTPNVAIIDPELVMTVPKRITADTGMDVLTHAIEAYVSIMASDYTDGLAMKAIEMVFEFLPRAYHNGSDAVAREKMHNASCMAGMAFTNAFLGVNHSMAHKIGGEYHVPHGRANAVLLPYVIDYNSKTPTKRVSFPKYEAFIADKKYAEIAKRLGLKASTTEEGVGSLVKAVKDLMKELEVPMCFKDCGVNEGAFFANLDELADRAFEDQCTTANPRLPLVSEIKDILTKAYYGK, encoded by the coding sequence ATGGATACAAATAAGCAATCTAATGATTTTGATGTTGAGAAGGAGATTAATGTCTTAGCTGAAAGGGCAGCGAAGGCCGGAGAAGAAATGCTTTCATTAAATCAGGAGCAGGTAGATAATATTGTTAAAGCTATGGCACTTGCCGGCTTAGACAAACAAATGTATCTAGCGAAACTTGCAATTGAAGAAACTAAAAGAGGTGTTTACGAGGATAAGATCACAAAGAACATCTTTGCAACAGAATACATTTATCACAGTATCAAATATGATAAAACGGTTGGAATTATAGATGATAACGAGAATGAGGACTTTGAAGTTGTGGCTGAACCGGTTGGCATTATTGCAGGTGTAACTCCTGTTACAAATCCTACATCAACTACAATGTATAAATCAATAATAGCTATGAAAACAAGAAATCCGATAATTTTCGGATTTCATCCCTCTGCTCAAAAAAGCAGCAGTGAAGCGGCAAGAATAGTCAGAGATGCTGCAATAGCTGCAGGAGCGCCTGAAAACTGCATCCAATGGATTGAACATCCATCACTTGCGGCAACAAATGCCTTAATGAACCATCCAAAGGTAAAATTGATTTTAGCTACCGGTGGCTCGGGAATGGTAAAAAGCGCGTATTCCTGCGGGAAACCGGCACTTGGCGTTGGCCCTGGCAATGTTCCGTGCTTCATTGAAAAAAGCGCTAATTTGGATCGAGCCGTAAATGATCTTATTCTCTCCAAAACGTTTGATAATGGAATGATCTGCGCATCTGAGCAGTCGGTAATCGTTGAAAAAGAAATCTCAAAAGCGTTTGAGAAATTGATGACCGATAACAAATGCGTTTTCTTAACCAAAGAAGAAATAAGTAAGCTTGAAAATTTCTGCTTTAATAAAGAAAAAGCCTGCGCTTTGAATGCGGATATAGTCGGTAAACCCGCAGCTTTTATTGCTAAATCCGCAGGAGTAAATGTACCGGACGATACAAAGATCCTACTTGCAAAACTGGATGGCGTTGGGGTTGACTTCCCGCTTTCTAAAGAAAAGCTATCCCCTATCCTTGCATATTACGTCGTTAAAGATGCTAAAGAAGGAATAAACAGGGCTGAACAGGTAATTTCTTTTGGCGGACTTGGCCATTCGGCGGTTATTCACAGTGAAAATCATGAGATCATTGATGAATACTCAGCTAAAATGAAAGCAGGACGTATTATCGTCAATTCTCCGGCTTCTCAGGGTGCTATCGGCGACATATATAACACGAACATGCCCTCATTAACACTAGGGTGCGGCACATTCGGCGGGAATTCAACGACTGTTAACGTATCTTCTGTCAACCTTATAAACAAAAAAAGAGTGGCAAAAAGGAGAGTCAACATGCAGTGGTTCAAAGTTCCTGACAAGATATATTTTGAAAGAGGTTCTATTCAGTATCTTGAAAAAATGCCTGACATAACTAAAGCTTTTATAGTTACTGATCCCAACATGGTTGAGTTTGGATATGTTGACAAAATCCTGTATTACCTCCGTAAACGTCATGAATATTGCCATGCAAAAATCTTCAGTGATGTCGAGCCAGATCCTTCGTTTGATACTATACGCCGCGGTGTGGCTATTATGAATGAATTCGAGCCGGATGTTATCATCGCTCTGGGCGGCGGATCTGCAATTGATGCGGCGAAAGGCATGTGGCTATTCTATGAGCATCCTGATGCAGACGTAAATGCTATGAAACTTAAATTCCTTGATATAAGAAAAAGAGCATACAAATTCCCGAAGCTCGGCACTAAAGCAAAACTTGTCGCAATTCCGACAACCTCTGGAACAGGCTCTGAAGTGACATCTTTCGCGGTTATTACTGATAAACAAAAAAATATAAAATATCCTCTTGCGGATTATGAGCTTACTCCAAACGTCGCAATTATTGATCCTGAACTTGTTATGACTGTTCCAAAACGCATAACTGCTGATACAGGAATGGATGTGCTCACCCATGCCATTGAAGCATACGTTTCAATAATGGCATCGGATTATACAGACGGACTTGCGATGAAGGCAATAGAGATGGTGTTCGAATTTCTGCCCCGTGCTTACCATAACGGAAGCGATGCAGTAGCCCGTGAAAAAATGCATAACGCAAGCTGCATGGCCGGTATGGCATTTACAAATGCATTTCTTGGCGTAAATCATTCTATGGCGCACAAGATTGGCGGCGAATACCATGTGCCACATGGTCGTGCAAATGCTGTCCTTCTCCCCTATGTAATTGACTATAACAGCAAGACTCCGACTAAGCGTGTTTCCTTCCCGAAATACGAGGCTTTCATTGCGGATAAAAAATATGCTGAAATTGCAAAACGCCTTGGATTAAAAGCTTCTACAACAGAAGAGGGCGTCGGGTCTCTGGTCAAAGCAGTTAAGGATCTAATGAAGGAACTTGAGGTTCCGATGTGCTTTAAAGACTGTGGTGTTAATGAAGGCGCATTCTTTGCTAATCTTGATGAACTTGCAGACAGAGCATTTGAAGATCAGTGCACGACAGCTAATCCAAGACTTCCGCTGGTTAGTGAAATAAAAGATATTTTAACAAAAGCCTATTACGGAAAATAA
- a CDS encoding chromate transporter produces the protein MNKNFKLYWTLFTSTFVLSAFTVGGGYVIVPLMQKKFSEQLKWISNDEIIDIASLAQAAPGPIAVNAAMLIGYKTGSVLGAFVTVLGTVLPPLIIMAAVSFFYTAFITNAVVAAVLKGIRAGVAAVMVDAVISMAQTLLKKKSSFNYIVLIIAFLLSFVFNINSAYIILGAGILGYVYYTIMKKREKVAK, from the coding sequence ATGAACAAAAATTTTAAACTATACTGGACTCTTTTCACATCAACATTTGTGCTGAGTGCTTTTACAGTTGGCGGTGGATACGTGATAGTCCCGCTCATGCAGAAAAAGTTTTCTGAACAGCTAAAATGGATTTCTAATGACGAAATCATAGATATTGCATCCCTGGCTCAGGCCGCTCCGGGCCCGATTGCGGTAAATGCGGCAATGCTTATCGGATATAAAACCGGCTCTGTTTTGGGTGCTTTTGTGACAGTTTTAGGAACTGTATTGCCGCCTCTTATTATAATGGCAGCAGTATCCTTCTTTTATACCGCGTTTATAACTAACGCCGTAGTGGCTGCAGTACTTAAAGGAATCCGTGCAGGAGTTGCAGCAGTAATGGTTGACGCTGTTATTTCAATGGCACAAACATTATTAAAGAAAAAAAGTTCTTTCAATTATATTGTTTTAATTATAGCATTTTTACTTTCATTTGTTTTTAATATAAATTCTGCTTATATTATTTTAGGAGCCGGCATTTTAGGCTACGTTTACTATACTATTATGAAAAAAAGAGAGAAGGTCGCTAAATGA
- a CDS encoding (2Fe-2S) ferredoxin domain-containing protein, producing the protein MDLMVCVGSSCHLKGSREVIGRLEALMSDYKLAEKLSLKGSFCMGRCTGSGVSVKFDDKYYSILPDGVDDFFIAVILPAFKMQLG; encoded by the coding sequence ATGGATCTAATGGTATGCGTCGGAAGCTCTTGCCACCTTAAAGGCTCGCGCGAGGTTATAGGTCGGTTAGAAGCGCTTATGAGCGATTATAAACTTGCAGAAAAGCTATCGTTAAAGGGGTCATTCTGCATGGGAAGGTGTACAGGAAGCGGAGTATCTGTCAAGTTTGACGATAAATATTATTCTATATTGCCGGACGGGGTTGATGATTTTTTTATTGCTGTTATACTTCCTGCTTTTAAGATGCAATTGGGGTGA
- a CDS encoding chromate transporter, translating into MIYLKLFLSFFQIGLFSFGGGYAALPLIQHQIVDIQGWISVSEMTDIVAISQMTPGPIAINAATFVGTKIGGIIGGVVATLGCITPSCIIMMLISWYFFKNREIPLVQGILTGIRPTIIGLISVACLTMALGVFFNSDNISSLFINALTKIDIRGIAIFIMTIILLKSKKLGTIPVMCLSGIIGAFLYLI; encoded by the coding sequence ATGATATATCTAAAACTGTTTTTAAGTTTCTTTCAAATTGGCCTTTTCTCCTTTGGCGGCGGTTATGCTGCTTTACCCCTTATTCAGCATCAAATAGTTGATATTCAAGGCTGGATATCAGTTTCCGAAATGACTGATATAGTGGCAATATCACAAATGACCCCAGGTCCTATAGCCATAAATGCAGCTACCTTTGTCGGTACAAAAATCGGGGGGATAATAGGTGGCGTAGTCGCAACTCTAGGATGTATTACTCCATCCTGCATTATCATGATGCTGATTTCCTGGTATTTTTTCAAAAATAGGGAAATACCACTTGTGCAGGGTATATTGACCGGAATACGGCCCACAATCATAGGGCTAATTTCTGTAGCATGCCTTACAATGGCGCTTGGTGTATTTTTTAACAGTGATAATATCTCGTCTCTTTTTATAAATGCACTTACAAAAATAGATATTCGTGGTATAGCTATTTTTATTATGACTATAATATTGCTGAAAAGTAAGAAACTTGGCACTATTCCAGTAATGTGTCTCAGCGGTATTATTGGAGCGTTTTTGTATTTAATATAA
- a CDS encoding TIGR00282 family metallophosphoesterase: protein MKLLFIGDVVGAKGRAFLKSTLWALRRETGVDVVIANGENSADNNGVTPQSADELFEAGVDIITGGNHSFQRREIYTYLAEKEYILRPANYPSGAPGKGMCIYNTGKSDIAVISLSGIVFLDALDCPFRVADTLLKEAALKTKIIVIDFHAEATSEKRAFAEYVKGRASAVLGTHTHVMTSDAQVLGGVTGFITDVGMTGPTDSIIGVGKEEVIKKFLTKMPVRFKEGEGIAKINAALLDIDEATGNCIRIETIIK, encoded by the coding sequence ATGAAATTATTATTTATCGGAGATGTTGTAGGAGCCAAGGGTAGAGCCTTTCTAAAGAGTACATTATGGGCATTAAGGCGCGAGACCGGGGTTGACGTAGTTATAGCAAATGGAGAAAATTCAGCTGATAATAACGGAGTGACTCCCCAGTCTGCGGACGAACTGTTTGAAGCTGGGGTAGATATAATAACAGGAGGAAACCATTCTTTTCAAAGACGTGAGATTTATACGTATCTCGCGGAGAAAGAATATATACTTAGACCGGCAAATTATCCAAGCGGCGCGCCAGGAAAAGGAATGTGCATTTATAATACAGGAAAAAGTGATATAGCCGTTATCAGTTTGAGTGGGATCGTTTTTTTAGATGCTCTTGATTGTCCGTTCAGAGTAGCAGATACACTGCTTAAAGAAGCAGCCCTCAAAACGAAAATAATTGTTATAGATTTTCATGCAGAAGCAACCAGCGAAAAACGCGCATTTGCTGAATATGTCAAAGGCAGAGCCTCTGCGGTACTCGGTACACACACACATGTTATGACATCTGATGCGCAGGTTCTGGGAGGAGTGACCGGTTTCATAACCGATGTGGGCATGACTGGGCCTACAGATTCGATTATAGGGGTTGGAAAAGAAGAAGTAATAAAGAAATTCTTAACTAAAATGCCGGTTCGATTTAAAGAAGGAGAAGGTATTGCAAAAATCAATGCCGCACTTTTAGATATTGACGAAGCCACAGGTAATTGTATTAGAATTGAAACTATTATAAAATAA
- a CDS encoding [Fe-Fe] hydrogenase large subunit C-terminal domain-containing protein — translation MGLIAVKKANCKNCYRCLKNCSVKSIRYKDEKVDIIDNQCILCGRCIITCEQKAKSLTNDVEAIKALAIGEERTVVSLAPSFITAYGTENAGRVAAALRSLGFDYIEETSIGARYVTDEYANLIELGEMSNILSSCCPTVNMLVQKYYPDLVSLIAPVLSPMQAHGKLIKENYGMDTRVVFIGPCVSKLDEAKNGGYIDGAITFRQLDDLLNEKNISILKMPSETFDRHSGYSRIYPIENGILYDLKNRDHVGDRYDFISVSGIDNIKQMLADIRSGRLNHSFIEVNACTGGCVGGPMMPEKSTPLYRSKNKVMDYAGDTLEEPEYSPIDISYYYKQAGLITDIPGEETIRKILTQIGKPTKEQELNCGSCGYPTCRDKAIAVYQGKAELYMCMPYMNDISQTLSNVVLGASPNFIVAVDGDMKIKEINASALKLFRVSRTEALKHFLFEYIDTTDFLKVFDEKENIYNKKVSYDNFGVVTDQTIIYVKEHGLAVGVLMDITEKVEAAENMYNLRMESVEMAQKVIDKQMTVAQEIASLLGETTAETKVTLNKLKNLILKDR, via the coding sequence ATGGGTCTAATTGCAGTAAAAAAGGCAAATTGTAAGAACTGTTACCGTTGCCTTAAGAATTGTTCAGTAAAATCTATCAGATATAAAGATGAAAAAGTGGACATTATCGATAACCAATGCATTCTTTGCGGCAGATGCATAATTACCTGCGAGCAGAAGGCAAAATCTCTGACAAATGATGTCGAGGCGATTAAGGCGTTGGCAATAGGAGAGGAACGTACGGTCGTAAGTTTGGCGCCATCTTTTATAACTGCTTATGGGACAGAAAATGCTGGAAGAGTTGCTGCTGCTTTACGGAGTTTAGGCTTTGACTACATAGAAGAAACAAGTATTGGAGCCAGATACGTTACTGATGAGTATGCTAACTTAATAGAACTTGGTGAGATGAGTAATATTCTTTCCAGCTGCTGCCCTACTGTAAACATGTTAGTGCAGAAATATTATCCTGACCTTGTAAGTTTAATAGCTCCTGTACTTTCCCCCATGCAGGCACATGGTAAACTGATAAAAGAAAATTACGGCATGGATACTCGTGTCGTATTCATAGGCCCGTGTGTGTCAAAGCTTGATGAAGCAAAGAACGGCGGATATATAGACGGGGCCATAACCTTTAGGCAGCTTGATGATTTGCTTAATGAAAAGAATATTTCTATATTAAAAATGCCTAGTGAGACATTTGACCGCCATTCAGGCTATTCACGTATCTATCCTATTGAGAATGGCATTTTATATGACCTAAAAAACAGGGATCATGTGGGCGACCGTTACGACTTTATAAGTGTAAGCGGTATTGATAATATTAAACAAATGCTAGCAGACATTAGAAGCGGCAGACTTAACCATAGTTTTATAGAGGTTAATGCCTGCACCGGCGGGTGTGTAGGCGGACCTATGATGCCGGAAAAGAGCACTCCTCTTTACCGAAGCAAAAATAAAGTAATGGACTATGCTGGTGATACTTTAGAAGAGCCTGAATATAGCCCAATCGATATATCGTATTATTATAAGCAGGCAGGTTTAATAACTGACATTCCGGGCGAAGAAACAATTAGAAAGATCTTAACTCAAATAGGGAAACCAACAAAGGAACAGGAACTGAACTGTGGCAGCTGCGGTTACCCCACCTGCCGGGACAAAGCTATAGCTGTATATCAGGGCAAGGCTGAACTTTATATGTGCATGCCATATATGAACGATATTTCACAGACACTTTCAAATGTCGTATTAGGCGCTTCACCCAATTTTATAGTTGCTGTAGACGGGGATATGAAAATCAAAGAAATCAATGCTTCCGCGCTTAAGCTTTTTAGGGTGTCCAGAACAGAGGCGCTTAAACACTTCCTTTTCGAGTATATCGACACAACAGATTTTCTAAAGGTGTTTGATGAAAAAGAAAATATCTATAACAAGAAGGTTAGTTACGATAACTTTGGAGTTGTAACCGATCAGACAATTATTTATGTTAAAGAGCACGGTCTTGCAGTAGGCGTTTTAATGGACATCACAGAAAAGGTCGAAGCGGCTGAAAATATGTATAATTTAAGAATGGAATCGGTTGAAATGGCACAGAAGGTAATAGACAAACAGATGACAGTGGCACAGGAGATTGCAAGTCTGCTTGGCGAGACGACAGCTGAAACAAAGGTTACACTTAATAAACTTAAAAACCTAATCCTGAAGGACAGGTAA
- a CDS encoding SpoIIE family protein phosphatase, protein MVYIDTSFKSLNKLGEELCGDRVEVVRTDNGVILVLSDGLGSGVKANILSTLTSKIISTMMREGASIEDTVDTIVHTLPVCSLRKVAYSTFSILHISSDGNGYLVEFDNPGCIFVRDGKQVNFEYITRTVAGKSIKEARFSVDIGDTLVLISDGVVYAGIGALLNLGWDWDNVAKYVTNESNTASTSARLTSLLSSACDELYQHKPGDDATVATVKIRPLQEVNLLTGPPLNREDDDKLVREFMESKGLKIICGGSSANMLCRVTGKNIETLLSSSNPDVPPIAHIKGVDLVTEGVLTLRKTVEIIRKYLDDPTEFESLEQIDENHGAAMIAKVLMEHCTSLNLFIGKAINPAHQNPNLPVDLSIKLRILEDLYNLMIRAGKKVKRTFY, encoded by the coding sequence ATGGTTTATATTGATACAAGTTTTAAAAGCCTCAATAAATTAGGTGAAGAGCTGTGCGGAGACCGCGTTGAAGTTGTACGTACAGACAATGGCGTAATATTAGTGCTTTCTGACGGCTTGGGAAGTGGCGTTAAAGCAAATATCCTATCAACGCTTACCTCGAAAATAATTTCAACAATGATGCGTGAAGGCGCTTCGATAGAGGATACGGTTGATACGATTGTGCATACCCTTCCAGTATGCAGTTTGCGGAAGGTTGCATACTCAACGTTCTCTATTCTTCATATTTCGAGCGACGGTAATGGTTATTTAGTTGAATTTGATAATCCGGGTTGCATCTTTGTTCGAGACGGAAAGCAGGTAAATTTCGAATACATTACACGAACTGTTGCGGGCAAAAGCATAAAAGAGGCACGTTTCTCGGTTGATATCGGCGATACATTGGTTTTGATAAGCGACGGCGTCGTTTATGCCGGCATCGGCGCACTGCTCAATCTCGGATGGGATTGGGATAATGTCGCGAAATATGTAACGAATGAATCAAATACTGCCTCTACTTCGGCGCGTCTTACTTCCCTGCTCAGCTCTGCCTGCGACGAGCTTTATCAGCATAAACCAGGGGATGATGCGACCGTTGCAACTGTAAAAATCAGACCCCTTCAGGAAGTGAATTTACTGACAGGTCCTCCGCTTAATCGAGAGGACGATGATAAACTCGTCAGAGAATTTATGGAGTCAAAAGGGCTTAAGATCATATGCGGAGGCAGCAGCGCCAACATGCTCTGCCGCGTTACAGGCAAAAATATTGAGACACTTTTGTCTTCATCAAATCCTGATGTGCCTCCGATCGCCCATATAAAAGGGGTTGATCTTGTAACTGAAGGGGTATTGACACTTAGGAAAACAGTTGAGATAATACGCAAGTATCTTGATGATCCAACTGAATTCGAAAGTCTTGAGCAGATAGATGAAAATCACGGGGCCGCAATGATTGCAAAAGTACTTATGGAACATTGTACAAGTCTTAACCTTTTTATTGGCAAAGCGATCAATCCGGCTCATCAAAATCCGAATTTACCCGTTGATTTAAGCATTAAACTTCGTATTTTAGAAGATCTATATAATCTTATGATACGAGCCGGAAAAAAGGTTAAGCGCACTTTTTACTAA
- a CDS encoding monomeric [FeFe] hydrogenase, whose protein sequence is MNEIRDINEIKEEVLVKVCSLAFDGTLEEEAENIPYQMIPGIKPRFRCCVYREREIIRQRVRLAMGKLPAEAQYAELDPSQVVHVIPCACEGCPIQRYTVTDNCQSCLAQKCVKACRFGAITKTSKGAVIDKDKCKKCGKCYEACPYNAIVDMERPCRRACPVNAIQIDDNDIAIIDKDKCINCGNCVIGCPFGAVSDLSLITNVIDYLKNPELNVYAVAAPAIEGQFREISIGQIKKGLKKLGFVGVYEAALGADAVAAEEAAELADCKSTRKKLTSSCCPAFVDLIEKNYPELCDNVSSLLSPMAATAKYIREKIDNRAVIVFIGPCIAKKADVLQNHIGLISGVLTFQELSAMLKAKKVNLKEFELDSELATSFGKGFAKSGGVTAAVMKALEERGEVQPIAAQKCSGIAECKTALSLLKAGKLSEDFIEGMACSGGCIAGPGIIGDPGLSRRTFDKKIDNRNNKIIKNIHKYNFDTLNIHKHKR, encoded by the coding sequence ATGAATGAAATAAGAGATATTAACGAGATCAAGGAAGAGGTATTGGTAAAAGTATGTTCCCTTGCTTTTGATGGCACACTTGAAGAAGAAGCAGAGAATATCCCATATCAAATGATACCTGGTATCAAGCCGCGTTTTCGCTGCTGTGTTTACCGTGAACGGGAAATAATAAGGCAGCGCGTGCGTCTCGCAATGGGAAAACTGCCGGCTGAAGCACAGTACGCTGAACTTGATCCATCGCAGGTTGTTCATGTTATACCGTGCGCATGCGAGGGTTGCCCTATTCAGCGTTATACTGTAACTGACAACTGTCAGTCATGTCTTGCTCAAAAGTGCGTCAAAGCATGCCGTTTCGGAGCTATTACCAAAACGAGCAAAGGTGCGGTCATAGATAAGGATAAGTGTAAAAAATGCGGCAAATGCTATGAGGCTTGCCCTTATAATGCAATCGTTGATATGGAGCGCCCTTGCAGAAGGGCATGTCCCGTAAATGCTATTCAGATAGACGACAATGATATAGCTATAATAGATAAGGATAAATGCATAAACTGCGGGAATTGTGTCATTGGCTGCCCGTTTGGAGCAGTTTCGGACTTGTCTTTGATAACAAATGTGATAGATTATCTTAAAAACCCTGAGTTGAATGTTTACGCCGTAGCAGCGCCGGCAATAGAAGGTCAGTTTAGAGAAATTTCAATTGGACAGATAAAAAAAGGATTAAAGAAATTGGGGTTTGTCGGTGTATATGAAGCCGCACTTGGTGCAGACGCAGTTGCGGCAGAAGAGGCAGCCGAACTGGCTGATTGCAAGTCAACCAGAAAAAAACTCACATCATCCTGCTGCCCAGCCTTTGTAGATCTTATTGAAAAAAACTATCCGGAGCTTTGCGATAATGTTTCAAGCCTTTTATCTCCGATGGCAGCTACAGCAAAATATATACGTGAAAAAATCGATAACAGAGCGGTTATAGTATTTATAGGCCCTTGTATTGCTAAAAAAGCAGATGTCTTGCAGAATCATATAGGTCTCATAAGTGGAGTGCTGACATTTCAGGAGCTATCCGCTATGCTCAAGGCAAAAAAAGTTAATTTAAAAGAATTTGAATTGGATAGCGAATTGGCAACCAGTTTCGGCAAGGGATTTGCAAAATCGGGAGGTGTTACGGCTGCCGTAATGAAAGCGCTTGAAGAAAGAGGTGAGGTTCAGCCAATAGCTGCTCAAAAATGCAGCGGGATAGCTGAATGCAAAACGGCACTTTCACTGTTAAAAGCCGGTAAGCTATCCGAGGATTTCATTGAAGGAATGGCATGTTCAGGAGGGTGCATTGCAGGCCCCGGAATAATTGGTGATCCGGGGCTTTCACGAAGGACGTTTGATAAAAAGATTGATAATAGAAATAATAAAATTATAAAGAACATCCACAAGTATAATTTTGATACGTTAAATATACACAAACACAAGAGATAA
- the rny gene encoding ribonuclease Y: protein MGNTLLLVVSCAVSAILSGIILFFVGIKYRKSIAEGKIGSAETEATRIINDAIKTAENKKKEAVLEAKEEILKSRQESERELKERRKEVQRSENRLQQKEEAIDKKYETLEKKEEKLNQKLQEVEATQEDVSNIKKQQWDVLERISGFTVDQAKEYLINRLENEIVHEQALKIQELDQRFKEESDKKAKEIITLAIQKCAADYVAEATVSVVALPNDEMKGRIIGREGRNIRALETLTGVDLIIDDTPEAITVSSFDPIRREIARLSLERLVHDGRIHPAKIEETVEKTKRDIENIIKQEGEKAMFETNTYGLHPELVKLLGRLKYRTSYGQNVLLHSIEVSHIAGIMASELGIDVKLAKRAGLLHDIGKALDHEIEGSHIEIGVDVARKYKESDIIINAIESHHGDVEPHSIIAALVQAADAISAARPGARRENLETYIKRLEKLEEISNSFEGVERSFAIQAGREVRIMVNPVAISDDDIVLLARNIVKKIEGELEYPGQIKVNVIRENRAVDYAK, encoded by the coding sequence ATGGGCAATACATTATTGCTAGTTGTTTCCTGTGCGGTTTCGGCGATTCTCTCGGGAATTATTCTTTTTTTTGTCGGTATAAAATATAGAAAAAGCATAGCTGAAGGAAAGATTGGCTCTGCAGAGACAGAGGCAACCAGGATTATTAATGATGCTATAAAAACTGCGGAAAACAAGAAAAAAGAAGCCGTTCTGGAAGCAAAAGAGGAAATTTTAAAAAGCAGACAGGAATCAGAACGTGAGTTAAAAGAGCGGCGCAAAGAAGTTCAGCGTTCAGAAAACCGCCTGCAGCAAAAAGAAGAAGCGATAGACAAGAAATACGAGACACTTGAAAAAAAGGAAGAAAAACTTAATCAAAAGCTTCAGGAAGTTGAAGCTACACAGGAGGACGTCTCAAATATTAAAAAGCAGCAATGGGACGTGCTTGAAAGAATATCTGGTTTTACAGTCGATCAGGCAAAAGAATATCTTATAAATCGGTTAGAAAATGAAATTGTTCATGAACAGGCTTTAAAAATTCAAGAGCTTGATCAAAGATTTAAAGAGGAAAGTGACAAAAAAGCAAAGGAAATCATAACGCTCGCAATTCAAAAATGCGCGGCCGACTATGTTGCCGAAGCAACCGTTTCAGTCGTGGCTCTTCCAAACGATGAGATGAAAGGCCGCATAATAGGCCGTGAAGGAAGAAATATCCGGGCGCTTGAAACACTTACTGGCGTTGACCTTATAATTGACGATACCCCGGAAGCAATCACAGTATCAAGCTTTGATCCTATAAGACGTGAAATCGCCAGATTGTCGCTTGAAAGATTAGTGCATGACGGACGCATCCATCCGGCAAAGATCGAGGAAACGGTTGAAAAGACCAAGCGAGACATTGAAAACATTATTAAGCAGGAAGGCGAAAAAGCGATGTTTGAGACCAATACATACGGTCTCCATCCAGAGCTTGTCAAACTGCTGGGCAGATTAAAGTATAGAACCAGTTATGGTCAGAATGTTTTGCTGCATTCTATTGAAGTATCTCATATTGCAGGAATCATGGCATCCGAACTTGGCATCGACGTTAAACTTGCTAAACGAGCAGGGCTTTTACATGACATCGGCAAGGCGCTCGATCATGAAATTGAGGGTTCCCATATTGAAATCGGCGTAGATGTTGCGAGAAAATATAAAGAGAGCGACATAATTATTAATGCGATAGAAAGCCATCATGGTGACGTTGAGCCTCATTCTATCATCGCAGCTCTAGTTCAGGCAGCAGATGCTATATCTGCGGCAAGGCCGGGAGCACGCAGAGAAAACCTTGAAACTTATATTAAACGTCTCGAAAAGCTTGAGGAAATATCAAATAGCTTTGAAGGAGTTGAGCGTTCATTTGCAATTCAGGCCGGCCGTGAAGTAAGGATTATGGTTAATCCTGTTGCAATTTCAGACGATGATATTGTACTGCTAGCTCGTAATATAGTTAAAAAAATCGAAGGTGAGCTTGAATATCCGGGGCAGATCAAGGTAAATGTAATACGTGAAAACAGAGCTGTTGATTACGCGAAGTAA